One Glycine max cultivar Williams 82 chromosome 8, Glycine_max_v4.0, whole genome shotgun sequence genomic window, gttttttaaaaccttgatcaAAATGTAAATTTGCAATTAGTGTGGAAAACTGCTAACAAATGTGGCTGCAATTGCAGTTTAGATAGTTCTTGCTTCCATTGCAGTTTTGGAACCTtgttatgtatgtatgtatgtatgtgtagTTATGTACTTGGCATGTGCTTTGTTTGAGATACTTaacagtgtgtgtgtgtgtgtgttgtgtgTGCGCATCTTGCTTTTTGCAATCAGTCCACGTATTGCTCAAGTTTGTATGAACACTGTGTTGCTGCACGGCGATCGATACATGTTGTGAATCTTGACCCTGCTGCTGAAAATTTTGACTATCCTGTTGCGATGGGTAAGTAGAATTTGTTATTATGTTGTTATTTCTTTCACGGGTTTGGAGTTTTGTGATTTGCGGAGCTTGACTTGACTTTCTTGGGTTGACATGCTTGCAGATATAAGGGAACTCATTTCCCTAGATGATGTTATGGAGGAACTTGGATTGGGTCCTAATGGTGGTCTTGTCTACTGCATGGAGTATCCTTTTTTTTGAAGGGTTGTTGTCTATTTTCTTTACAACCTTCTTTGAAACAGTGATTTCTCTTCATTGTTGTTTTCAGGCTGCCTTAAGTAGAGATTACATTTACTAGTACAGTTTGTCTCTCAGTATTTCTCTGTTTCACCTTTTCCCTTTATTTACTTTTGTTTGCAATTCACTGTTTTAaacttttgatttaaaattttattgccttaataataatatttagacACCTTGAAGATAACCTAGATGATTGGCTCACTGAGGAACTGGACAATTATTTAGATGATGATTACTTGGTTTTCGACTGCCCTGGTATTCATGCTCTTCTCTCTgccaattttgttatttatatgtatatgctTTTGTATTCAAAGTATGACATTTTGAGAATATTGTGATTATGAGGTGATAatattgttataattataaaatgcaATAACGCTTATGAAAGGCCACAAAATCAGAATGGGTGGTAGCCTTGTATAATGAACTACTTAAATTTGTTCTTTTAGAACAAAAAGGTTGTATTGCCAGTTTCTAGAATGTTGaagattatcttaaaaataaagttttatggTTGACCTGACAGATCGTGACCAATCAACTATGCTTTGTAATGTTTTGCAGGTCAGATAGAACTATATTCACATGTCCCAGTGCTTAAGAATTTTGTGGAACATTTGAAACGGAAAAATTTTAGTGTTTGTGCTGTTTACTTACTTGATTCACAGGTTTGTGGTAGTttgttgagaaaatattttcttttaagttattgGCTCTCTCATATTCCTATAGACTTCCtgttattgtatattttaattattatctttgttgactctaataatattaaaatgttttccAGTTCATGACAGACGTGACCAAGTTTATAAGTGGATGCATGGCATGTCTTTCTGCGATGGTTCAACTTGAACTACCTCATGTTAATATCCTCTCAAAGATGGACCTTGTGACTAAAAAGAAGGATCTTGAAGAGTATTTACTATTACTAAAACTTCTTTCCCAAATTTGTCTTCTCCATTTCAttcatttaatttctaatatacTTTTGCTCTTAGTTTTTTGGATCCAGAGCCCACCTTTTTATTGTCTGAATTGAATCAACGGATGGGTCCTCAGTATGCAAAGCTGAATAAGGCTTTGATTGAATTGGTAGGTAatctatgattttttataagttatgcCTTTTCCCCCTTTTCCCACTAATATTAGTATTTAAGTTAAAACTGTACCTGCTGGTTTTCAATGTTCAATCATTGATTAATCAATGTCCTGGTGATATGTCATCTCATGTTATATTTGACAACAAAATAGCAATTTACACTTAAGTCATTCAGGCGTTGGGGTGTTGTAGAATGTGAGGGTACTGCCAGGGGGCATAGATAACaattttaatagaatttttatagACTGAAGTATAGTTGATTTATGTAGATAATGGTCTAATAAGTATTTGAGTTGAATCAattgattcttattttttataagaataataCTTGGGTGATGCTTAGCAAGTATTAATGATGATTGCACTTTGGGCAAGATTACCAGGGAGAGACATTCCTTctttaaatatgatattttggcTGAGTGTGTTTGTACTCACTCCTTTAAATATGACATTTGGCTGAGTGTGTTTTTACCCATGATTTTCGCATAggccatttttttaataatttttttttccaaatttgtcaatatattttatttttccccccCTAAAATAACAAGTCATGTATCTATTAAACTTACCCCATCCTGCTATGATATTCAATTATTCATGGTGCTCCTCACCTTTAGTCACTGTGCCCTAATTAATCACCTCTTCAACGTAGGTTCCTTTCAACTCATTCCCATATCCCTTCTTAGGACACTCATTCTTGATTTTTCTCTTACCACTGAGGTTTCCTAGAAATGCTGATTAAACTCTGTGCCACTTTGTTTTGGTTCCatcagtttatttatttatgcattCCTTTTGAACAGGTAAATAACTATAGCATGGTGAGTTTTATACCATTAGACTTAAGGAAGGAAAAAAGGTACACTCTTATGTCTTTTCCTTGAATTTTCTAGCTACCTGTTCATTTATTGAATAATCTTATACTGCGGGCATATAAGGGATATAATTTTGCTCCTGGCTGTGATTGTTATTGGGTATGTGACAGTGATGATGCTGATATATTAAAATCGAATGGTATGAACTGAAGCAAgcgaaaattatttttaccaaaaatgaaaaatataatatggaATAAATTAAACTGTTAAAGTTGATGATAGTACCATGGAGACACATTGTGTTTATTGGCCCAAGAAGGCTCTACAAGTTTACACATGGATGCCTAAGGCCAACACTTAGCTTAATTGTAATTTAGATGAGGCACAGGTGAGTGGAGGGAAAGTCAGTTACAAAGATATACATATGATATCAGGATAATTGTGGGGGAAGGAGTGGACATGTTTTATCTTAGCTTATAGCTGGGGTCTGGGGTCATAGGAACTACCCTTGGCTGGGAGCAAACATTGCTCGTATGTTATTATTgtactttcttatttttctcaatcAATACAAATTACCATTTTATTAGCTAGTAACTGATTCCTATCAGTTGAACTCAAACGATGGTTCTCTGGTTTAGTGGTTGAAACAAATAGAAGATACAGCTTTTGAATACTTTGGGAAGAATACAAGTGTCATTACTTAAGAAAATATGATTGCTTTTATTGTCTTCGCGAGATATATGAAGTATGCTGTGCTCTGCAATTAACATTCTAATTTGCTTGTGACTTAGAATTCTAACTTGAACTGTTCAAGTTTGCTGCATTCCATTGTATTTTACCTGTCTCTGTAGAACATTTTACCTTGCCCTGATATCAGGTTTTGGGTATATTGTATTGAGTGGGggatttttaactatttttcaaCCTTGGTGCAGCTTGTGTGTGTTTCCTCATATGATATcttgaattattttaactaGGCCTTAAAGTGGTTTTATGTCATTAATTTGGAAAGTTATGTGGTTATATTACTATTTACATTGATTTTGATCAATCACGTTCACTCTTAAACAACCAAAGTAATCTTAGAGATTTGGTAAACTACAGGAATTACTTACTCTTCGTAGTTATCTTTAAAGTCCATGCTAGTCTCACATCCTTTGTTTCATTTGTTTAAAACTCCATGTTCAAAATGAagtcattatttttgttttatacttATTATTGGATTGTTCTTATCTACAGTATACAATATGTACTGGCCCAAATTGACAACTGCATTCAATATGGAGAAGATGCAGATGTGAAGGTTAAGGATTTTGACCCTGAGGATGATGAGTAGCCAATCCCCTTCTGCAACACTGCTTGGTATAATTGAAAGTTCTGCTTAACTTCGACATTATGGTGTACCAAGCTGAAGTTGTTAATATGTAGTATCTCATTAGATTGTTTTAATGTGAATTGAGGAAGTTGAACATTTATACAGTTTATCCTCTAAATGGGATGAAAAATTGGCTAGCTTGATCATTCTCTTGCCATTACTGCTTCCTTTCTGGGAATTTTATGACTTTGGTCGCAAGAGTAAAAATCTGATGGCAAAGTAGACAATGCAAGAATGAGAAGGATGAATTTGTATGATGAAAATATTGACTGAGCCTGTTTGAATACAAGGCTAGCTGAGTTTTTGTGAGCATGACACTAAAAGGTAAACGTATTTGTCACGTACAGGAAAGAACTAGTGAACTGGGATTAGCTGTAGTTTTACTATATACAACAGAGAATTTAATTTACGTTGTattttaaagtattattttactaaaattaaagcataactttttttttcaaatattctcattaaagttaaaataaccACATCATGTGTCAATCCGAGCCTGATACACCGTGATGAATTTTAGTAGCATGTATTATATATGATGCTCAATTATCACACGCTCATAACACAATAACTGAAAAACAAGCTCAAACAATAATCAAGCATGTGTTTAAAAATTAAGGAGGTTGAATCCAAACTCATTACACTGATAATATATATGCATTGGAGAATAGGCACGTGCATCTACAAGAATACCCTGACGTTTTAGTTAGTAGGCATCTTGTAGACTGATGGTAGGGAGAAAGTTAACATATGACTAAGGTATTTATAAAATCAGTGTTAGTGTGTTGCCACTAAGTCATGAGCTAATATACATGATCACGCTTAACATAACTACCTGTGAGATGCAAAGAGTGCTGGAAAAAAGGGGGGAATATTTTGGAATAGTGGCGTGATCATTGTGACCTATAGTAGGTGCTAAAGTTGGATTTTATCAACTTAGCATGTTTGTTGGGGACTTGAATCCTAGATCAATAAGGTAATATAGCCTAAACATCAGATTAGACCTAGATTGTTGAGTGGattcaaaataattgattttttttccactaaCATACATAGTTATATGATGTCATCTTTTAAGTTTATAATGGATTAATcttctcaagagaaaacaagatTTCTCTGGTGACTGATTTCCTttacaatatttaataaagtaTTTCGAATGCAAATTTGTTTTCTTACAACAATAATTAGTCACCCATCACTAACCAAAAGAACTTAAGGCATGCCCCAACCGTTGATCCTTGTAAAGGAGGACACTCGTCTCTAGTCTATGTGGAAGGCATTACTCCCTTCAAATAGGCAACCACCTCGTAAATGTTTTGCCCAACTTACACCTGTAAATAGCAATGTTACTCTGCCACAAAGATTATATAATATCTTCACCTCAAATTTTTACTAGCATGAGTGTCGCAGTCTATGCAGGCAGTTACGACCTACATTGTAATGAGAATGCACAAATGCATCccatcattttcaaaaaaaagttatatgtaatttttttttagtttaatgtcTATGAACTAATAgtgtgaaataattttatattatcatttaatcataaatcactatttgaattactttaagataattattttaaaagtcaacaaatttatcatacatgatagattgtgattgaatgactatgtaattttttttacaattttcaatACATAACcttttttctccattttttaatatactttgcactcctattttttttttatatttgaactcACTAACCTCAATTTCTCACTCATCTttatatctattattattattattattattattattattattattattattattattattattattatttacttttaaatagATGACCTTGTTAGA contains:
- the LOC100815483 gene encoding GPN-loop GTPase 3 — its product is MGYAQLVIGPAGSGKSTYCSSLYEHCVAARRSIHVVNLDPAAENFDYPVAMDIRELISLDDVMEELGLGPNGGLVYCMEHLEDNLDDWLTEELDNYLDDDYLVFDCPGQIELYSHVPVLKNFVEHLKRKNFSVCAVYLLDSQFMTDVTKFISGCMACLSAMVQLELPHVNILSKMDLVTKKKDLEDFLDPEPTFLLSELNQRMGPQYAKLNKALIELVNNYSMVSFIPLDLRKEKSIQYVLAQIDNCIQYGEDADVKVKDFDPEDDE